From Mycobacterium colombiense CECT 3035:
AACCCAGGCCAAGGCGTTGCTTCCGGTGATCACCGCGGACGGTTCGCCGGCGCCGCAGTCGGATAGCTCCACCGATGCCCTGGTGCGCCGCTACCGCAGCGAACGCGGGCGGACCAGCTGACTCAGGCGAACATCTTGGTCAGCTGAGGCGGCAGCACCCGCATCAACTGCACCAGCGGGGCCCAGGGCCACCACGGCACCGCGGCGCGGCCGGGCTCCCGTTCCATGGCGGCGACGAGCGCGTTGACGCCGGTTTCGTTGTCCACCATCAACATTGTGCTGTTGGACTTGGCCGTCATCTCCGACTCGATGTAACCGGGCTCGATGACCGAAACCTTGACGGGCCCCTTGGCGTACTCGGCGCGCAGCGATTCGCCCAGCGAGCTCACCCCGGCCTTGCTCGCCGCATAGGCCGCCTTCACGCCGGGCACGCCCTTGTTGCCCAGCACCGACGAGATCAACACCAGGTGCCCCGCGCCGTTCTTGTTGAACATCTCCAGCGCGGTTTCGATCTGTACCAGCGCCGAGACCAGGTTGGTCTCGATGGTGGCCTTGTTGGCCCACAGCTTGCCGGAGCCCAGTTTCGCGCCCTTGCCGATGCCTGCGTTGACGACGATGCGGTCGATGCCGCCCAACTCGTCGCTGAGCTCGGCGAACACCTTGGGTACGGCCTCGTGGTCGTTGACGTCCAGCGCGGCGACGGCGATCTTGATGCCCGGATGCTGCTGCGAGAGCTCGGCTTTCAACTCATCGAGCCGGTCGGTGCGACGCGCGCACAGCGCAAGGTCGCGGCCCTTGGCGGCGAAGGCGCGCGCCATGCCGGCACCCAGGCCCGAG
This genomic window contains:
- a CDS encoding SDR family oxidoreductase; this encodes MTRQKILITGASSGLGAGMARAFAAKGRDLALCARRTDRLDELKAELSQQHPGIKIAVAALDVNDHEAVPKVFAELSDELGGIDRIVVNAGIGKGAKLGSGKLWANKATIETNLVSALVQIETALEMFNKNGAGHLVLISSVLGNKGVPGVKAAYAASKAGVSSLGESLRAEYAKGPVKVSVIEPGYIESEMTAKSNSTMLMVDNETGVNALVAAMEREPGRAAVPWWPWAPLVQLMRVLPPQLTKMFA